From a region of the Pseudomonas fulva 12-X genome:
- a CDS encoding LysR substrate-binding domain-containing protein, which translates to MHFDLPDLRLFIHIAESPSLTQGARRASLSPAAASARIKALEGQLDTRLLYRDSRGVELTPAGQRLLQHARLIMRQVDYLKSEFTEYGSDSAGHIRIFANTTAVTEFLPEVLAGFLAERPGVTVDLQERLSRDIVRGVLDGGADLGIIAGPVEAAGLQVLHFSTDRLVLVVPAGHPLAGRERVSLRDTLQYQHIGLHDGSTLLTFLREHVETLGGTLSLRIQMSGFEAICRMVEANVGIGIIPESAASRHRRTMKLHTIELDEPWAVRERSMLVRDLEALPGSVRALIATLLPESTAN; encoded by the coding sequence ATGCACTTCGACCTGCCGGATTTGCGCCTCTTCATCCATATCGCCGAATCGCCAAGCCTGACCCAGGGCGCACGCCGTGCCTCCCTGTCGCCAGCGGCGGCCAGCGCGCGCATCAAGGCGCTGGAAGGCCAGCTGGATACTCGCCTGCTGTACCGCGACAGCCGCGGCGTGGAGCTGACGCCAGCCGGCCAGCGCCTGCTGCAGCACGCGCGACTGATCATGCGCCAGGTCGATTACCTGAAAAGCGAGTTCACCGAATACGGCAGCGATTCGGCCGGGCATATCCGCATCTTCGCCAACACCACAGCGGTGACCGAATTCCTGCCCGAGGTGCTGGCTGGCTTCCTTGCCGAGCGCCCCGGCGTGACGGTGGACCTGCAGGAGCGCCTGAGCCGCGATATCGTGCGTGGCGTGCTCGACGGCGGCGCCGACCTGGGCATCATCGCCGGCCCGGTGGAAGCGGCCGGCCTGCAGGTGCTGCACTTCAGCACCGACCGCCTGGTGCTGGTGGTGCCGGCCGGCCACCCGCTGGCCGGCCGCGAACGCGTCAGCCTGCGCGATACGCTGCAGTACCAGCACATCGGCCTGCACGACGGCAGCACCCTGCTGACCTTTTTGCGCGAGCATGTCGAGACGCTGGGCGGCACTCTGTCGCTGCGCATCCAGATGTCCGGTTTCGAAGCCATCTGCCGCATGGTCGAGGCCAACGTCGGCATCGGCATCATTCCCGAGTCCGCCGCCAGCCGGCACCGTCGCACCATGAAACTGCACACCATCGAACTCGACGAGCCCTGGGCCGTGCGCGAACGCAGCATGCTGGTACGCGACCTCGAAGCCTTGCCGGGCAGCGTGCGGGCGTTGATCGCGACGTTGCTGCCGGAATCGACGGCGAACTGA